In a genomic window of Scheffersomyces stipitis CBS 6054 chromosome 4, complete sequence:
- a CDS encoding predicted protein — protein MSGTVKNSGAKPKPSRKGKKAWRKNIDIQDVETALEENRENEIHVGKKNEDDFVIDSTPSVSLQSRKVEKKLKTHEILTNKSKVEALSHPKGSKAETKNTIQGVKRTEVLRLMKLAGGKYKDESKIKNRIDKDGLIHVQNKDLWGTEEIEETPVSNFSSTTEFTQASVVPKTLKSAPIRVIENDLNKKVIDAGKSYNPSLESWKQLINKEYGLEHKRELTRQQMAEHREKIKELMNTLDVNESDSEDSENEQEEQQDEEDGDYQLSINKPTQVKIKTKTKRNREEKHKKREGLQQELKELKKQLRDLTNLDELLQKEDNSTNKKTSKKDKNVSNKPKKLFKYDAVQAPLEVKLSNELTNNLKNLKPEGNLFYDQMLNLQSTGKIETRIPVAKRRKYTPKITEKWTYKDFK, from the exons ATGTCAGGAACTGTAAAGAATAGTGGAGCAAAGCCCAAACCTTCCAGAAAGGGAAAGAAGGCGTGGAGAAAGAATATCGATATCCAGGATGTGGAAACAGCCTTGGAAGAGAATAGAGAAAATGAGATCCATGTAGGAAAGAAGA atgaagatgatttcGTTATTGACTCAACTCCTTCAGTTTCCTTACAGAGTAGGaaagtagaaaagaagctcAAGACTCATGAAATTCTCACCAACAAATCGAAAGTTGAAGCTCTTTCCCATCCCAAAGGATCGAAAGCTGAAACCAAAAATACAATCCAGGGAGTCAAGCGAACAGAGGTGTTAAGATTGATGAAGTTGGCAGGAGGAAAATACAAGGACGAGTCTaaaatcaagaatagaatCGACAAAGATGGCTTAATACATGTTCAGAACAAGGATCTTTGGGGTACTGAGGAGATTGAAGAGACTCCCGTATCCAATTTTTCGTCTACAACTGAGTTCACCCAGGCTTCCGTTGTGCCCAAGACGTTGAAGAGTGCACCCATTCGTGTTATTGAGAAtgatttgaacaagaaagtcATCGACGCAGGCAAATCGTACAATCCCTCTTTGGAGTCCTGGAAACAGTTGATAAATAAGGAGTATGGCTTGGAACACAAGCGTGAGTTGACTCGTCAACAGATGGCCGAACACCGCGAGAAGatcaaggagttgatgaATACGTTGGACGTTAACGAGTCTGACAGTGAAGACAGCGAGAacgaacaagaagaacagcaagacgaagaagatggagattACCAGTTGTCTATAAACAAGCCTACGCAGGTCAAGATCAAGACCAAGACCAAGAGaaatagagaagaaaagcacAAGAAGAGAGAGGGGTTACAGcaggagttgaaggagttgaagaagcagttACGCGACTTGACTAACTTAGATGAATTGTTgcagaaagaagacaattctaccaacaagaagaccaGCAAGAAGGACAAAAACGTCAGCAACAAACCTaagaagttgttcaagtacGATGCAGTTCAGGCACCTTTGGAAGTGAAGTTATCCAACGAGTTGACCAACAACTTAAAAAACTTGAAGCCGGAAGGAAACTTGTTCTACGACCAGATGTTGAACTTGCAGTCAACCGGAAAGATCGAGACGAGAATCCCAGTGgccaagagaagaaagtatACACCAAAGATTACCGAGAAGTGGACCTATAAAGACTTCAAGTGA